From Hermetia illucens chromosome 6, iHerIll2.2.curated.20191125, whole genome shotgun sequence, one genomic window encodes:
- the LOC119658859 gene encoding GRIP and coiled-coil domain-containing protein 1, with protein MDRSKRDLESLVVTQKEQLSRYETRLKDVVTAYKGLLKEKEALEASLAALTSSKAKSDETPQVSTADKTNTAPSQDAASSGELQLQIATLMNSLATLSAEKSRMESSFQADKKQLRAEIAQKDAANKELLERTNELRRQHQIEIEGMKSKIIVERHEREKESNNHMVMIRELQKLYADERHLKENLEMQLNDLKSQFSSTGYADTKVKDLQKELHEAKEKLKKYENKKMSPAPENSNILQQLQNEMQHLKQQHAIAIKSEQKRALVAEERNKKLAALHEDRVANLEARLAELSSTVGTYDRLRQQDQENIQKLKDKIAQLATVTENDIPPTPSPKRGVADIVDEIQQLKKILLIENARSQNPIDINKIFNTDTDHSHCLEDYNKMQVELDAVKNENKDLANSVETQKNHIKTLQEKVKVLNRNIDDQEAELKAQADRIVHAVKSERSKWKESIEALENDYRGKLNSLEHQLQKQRSRSLQLLDEKENEIRALKTSFEIFIPQQQTSETVEPPSARKISASHLNAVLNSNTPATTTTASASTLSEGCHILHYVNELARKDVEISGLRKTKHAAETALRQALQDKVTAQEALNDKIMKLEQEVDRLERCKTREGANLEYLKNVILSYLSSTDKDGKKHMVNAIAAVLQFTSVEMKTINSLLYSKK; from the exons ATGGATCGCAGCAAGAGGGACTTGGAGTCTCTTGTCGTAACGCAGAAGGAGCAACTTTCACGATATGAAACAAGGCTTAAAG atGTTGTCACGGCATACAAGGGTCTGCTAAAGGAAAAGGAAGCTCTGGAAGCTAGCCTTGCAGCACTGACCTCAAGCAAAGCTAAGTCCGACGAGACTCCACAAGTTAGTACAGCCGACAAAACAAACACCGCTCCATCACAAGATGCCGCTTCCAGTGGCGAATTACAGCTTCAAATTGCCACGCTAATGAACTCTCTTGCCACTCTATCAGCAGAGAAATCTCGTATGGAGTCATCATTTCAAGCCGACAAAAAGCAATTGCGAGCAGAAATTGCCCAGAAAGATGCAGCAAATAAAGAATTACTCGAACGTACAAATGAACTTCGCAgacaacatcaaattgaaatCGAGGGAATGAAATCGAAAATCATAGTGGAACGACATGAGCGCGAAAAAGAAAGCAACAACCACATGGTGATGATTCGTGAACTTCAGAAACTTTATGCTGACGAACGTcatttaaaagaaaaccttGAAATGCAATTGAATGATCTTAAGAGTCAGTTTTCTTCTACTGGCTATGCAGATACTAAAGTGAAAGATCTGCAAAAAGAGCTTCATGAGGCTAaggagaaattgaaaaaatatgaaaacaaaaaaatgagtCCGGCTCCGGAGAATTCGAACATTCTGCAACAGCTACAAAATGAAATGCAACACTTAAAACAACAGCATGCCATTGCCATCAAGTCTGAACAGAAACGAGCGCTTGTGGCTGAAGAGCGAAATAAAAAACTTGCTGCTCTCCATGAGGACCGTGTTGCGAACTTAGAAGCTCGCCTTGCGGAATTATCAAGTACGGTTGGCACCTACGACCGGCTTCGACAGCAGGATCaagaaaacattcaaaaattgAAGGATAAAATTGCGCAGCTGGCTACTGTTACCGAGAATGACATTCCACCAACCCCATCTCCGAAACGTGGAGTGGCAGACATTGTTGACGAAATCCAGCAATTGAAGAAAATTCTTCTTATCGAAAATGCCAGAAGCCAGAATCCGATTGAtatcaacaaaattttcaacaCAGATACAGACCACTCTCATTGCTTGGAAGACTATAACAAAATGCAAGTCGAACTTGATGCAGTGAAGAACGAGAACAAGGACCTGGCAAATTCCGTTGAGACACAGAAAAATCACATCAAGACCCTTCAAGAAAAAGTCAAAGTTTTGAATCGGAATATCGACGACCAAGAAGCCGAATTAAAAGCACAAGCGGATCGAATCGTCCACGCTGTTAAATCCGAACGAAGTAAATGGAAAGAATCGATTGAGGCTCTAGAAAACGATTACAGAGGTAAACTGAACAGTCTGGAGCATCAGCTACAAAAGCAGCGATCCAGATCACTTcaacttcttgatgaaaagGAGAATGAAATTCGAGCGCTGAAGACATCTTTCGAAATATTCATCCCTCAGCAACAAACGAGTGAAACAGTAGAACCCCCCAGTGCCCGGAAAATTTCTGCATCACATTTGAATGCGGTATTGAATTCGAACAcaccagcaacaacaacaaccgcgTCGGCATCCACTCTTAGTGAGGGCTGCCATATTTTGCATTATGTGAATGAGTTAGCTCGAAAAGATGTTGAGATATCGGGATTGAGGAAAACTAAACATGCAGCTGAGACAGCTTTGCGACAGGCATTGCAGGACAAGGTCACGGCACAGGAGGCGCTTAATGATAAGATAATGAAGTTGGAGCAAGAGGTTGATAG GCTGGAACGATGCAAAACCCGTGAAGGAGCCAATCTGGAGTATTTAAAGAATGTCATTCTCAGTTATTTATCATCGACAGACAAAGATGGGAAAAAACACATGGTCAATGCTATTGCAGCGGTCTTACAGTTCACATCTGTGGAAATGAAAACAATTAATAGCTTGCTCTATAGCAAGAAATGA
- the LOC119658861 gene encoding DPH3 homolog produces MSIYHDEVEIEDFEYDEEEEMYYYPCPCGDRFQISKEELIAGEETATCPSCSLIVKVIYDPDMFQAEEDEETILNEKLSDLKLEKN; encoded by the exons ATGAGTATCTATCACGACGAAGTGGAAATCGAAGACTTTGAATATGACGAGGAAGAGGAGATGTACTACTACCCATGCCCTTGTGGCGATAGGTTTCAAATATCGAAG GAAGAGCTGATAGCCGGTGAGGAGACAGCCACTTGTCCCAGCTGTTCATTGATAGTCAAAGTTATCTATGATCCG GACATGTTCCAAGCGGAAGAGGACGAAGAAACcatattaaatgaaaaattaagtGATTTGAAATTGGAGAAAAATTGA
- the LOC119658860 gene encoding arfaptin-2 — protein MAHSVHSERSIHEMLKDTPPMNESTSAIHSGTEPKPFKAPNSLPLRNVSAPATPMSPTSPTQNGNGNGSDSNLLRSSASKIDTIKNWSISTYKCTRQLMLEKLGKSQRTVDSELEAQIEQLRETQRKYLSILRLTRALSSHFHHVVVTQHALAEAFSDLAQKSPELQEEFTYNSETQRNLTKNGELLLSALNFFTSSVNTLCNKTIDDTLITIRQYETARIEYDAYRMDLENSRPEPPNSPISEDLQTNFARHKEQYEKLRADVAVKMQFLDENRIKVMHKQLVLLHNAVAAYFSGNATALEGTLKQFNIKLKSPNSVTGSWLEQ, from the exons ATGGCACATTCCGTGCACTCAGAGCGGAGCATTCATGAAATGTTGAAAGATACGCCGCCAATGAACGAGAGCACAAGTGCAATACATTCGGGAACCGAGCCAAAACCCTTTAAAGCGCCCAACAGTTTGCCTTTACGCAACGTTTCCG CCCCAGCGACCCCCATGTCGCCAACTAGTCCCACACAAAATGGCAATGGAAATGGCTCAGATTCGAATCTGCTGAGATCTAGTGCATCGAAAATTGACACTATTAAAAATTGGAGCATATCCACGTATAAGTGTACGCGGCAATTGATGCTAGAAAAGCTGGGCAAATCGCAGCGCACCGTCGATTCTGAGTTGGAAGCACAAATCGAACAGCTACGTGAAACGCAGCGAAAATATTTGTCGATTTTACGTCTGACTCGTGCACTTAGTTCACATTTTCATCATGTTGTCGTTACACAGCATGCTCTAGCCGAAGCATTCTCCGATTTAGCACAAAAAAGTCCCGAGCTGCAGGAGGAGTTCACATATAACTCGGAAACACAAAGGAACCTCACGAAAAATGGTGAATTATTGCTAAGTGCATTGAATTTCTTCACATCGTCCGTGAATACATTGTGTAATAAAACGATCGACGACACGTTAATAACGATAAGACAATACGAGACGGCAAG GATTGAGTATGACGCATATAGGATGGATTTGGAGAATTCCCGGCCAGAGCCTCCAAATAGTCCAATATCAGAAGATCTGCAAACGAATTTCGCTAGGCATAAGGAACAATATGAGAAATTACGTGCCGATGTAGCCGTTAAGATGCAGTTTCTGGACGAAAATAGG ATTAAAGTAATGCATAAACAACTAGTGTTACTACACAACGCTGTCGCTGCATATTTTTCGGGAAATGCAACCGCTTTGGAGGGAACATTGAAACAATTCAACATTAAG TTGAAATCTCCTAACTCGGTAACAGGCTCCTGGTTAGAGCAGTAG